The following proteins come from a genomic window of Micromonospora echinofusca:
- the mshA gene encoding D-inositol-3-phosphate glycosyltransferase, which produces MAELHTGVGRQRGARPWPRPRRIATLSVHTSPLHQPGTGDAGGMNVYILEIARRLAEADVEVEIFTRATSGDLPPVVETAPGVHVRHVPAGPLEGLTKEELPGQLCAFTAGVLRAEAARPPGHYDLIHSHYWLSGQVGWLAKERWGVPLVHTAHTLAKVKNAQLAAGDRPEPKARVIGEEQVVAEADRLVANTTVEARDLIDRYDADPARVAVVEPGVDLDRFRPAPGDRERVAAAARRRLGLPATGYVVAFVGRIQPLKAPDVLIRAVAALRERDPGLADEVTVVICGGPSGSGLDRPTALMELAATLGVADRVRFLPPLTGDDLPALYRAADLVAVPSYNESFGLVALEAQACGTPVVAAAVGGLVTAVRDQVSGVLIDGHDPADWARTLARLLPARLRRAELARGAARHARNFSWHRTASGLLTVYGEAIAAHRSRLASELACGPAMSCSW; this is translated from the coding sequence CGCCCCCGGCGGATCGCGACGCTCTCGGTACACACCTCCCCTCTGCACCAGCCGGGCACCGGCGACGCAGGGGGGATGAACGTATACATCCTGGAAATCGCCCGCAGGCTGGCGGAGGCGGACGTCGAGGTGGAGATCTTCACCCGGGCCACCTCCGGCGACCTCCCCCCGGTGGTCGAGACGGCCCCGGGCGTGCACGTCCGGCACGTCCCGGCGGGGCCCCTGGAGGGGCTCACCAAGGAGGAACTGCCGGGGCAGCTCTGCGCGTTCACGGCGGGCGTGCTCCGCGCCGAGGCGGCCCGTCCGCCGGGCCACTACGACCTGATCCACTCCCACTACTGGCTCTCCGGGCAGGTCGGCTGGCTGGCCAAGGAGCGCTGGGGGGTGCCGTTGGTGCATACCGCGCACACCCTGGCGAAGGTCAAGAACGCCCAGCTCGCCGCCGGTGACCGACCCGAGCCGAAGGCGCGCGTCATCGGCGAGGAGCAGGTGGTCGCCGAGGCCGACCGGCTGGTCGCGAACACGACGGTCGAGGCCCGTGACCTGATCGACCGGTACGACGCCGACCCGGCCCGGGTCGCGGTGGTCGAGCCCGGCGTGGACCTGGACCGGTTCCGCCCGGCCCCCGGCGACCGCGAGCGCGTCGCTGCCGCCGCCCGCCGGCGCCTCGGACTGCCCGCCACCGGGTACGTGGTGGCCTTCGTCGGCCGCATCCAGCCGCTGAAGGCCCCGGACGTGCTCATCCGCGCGGTGGCCGCCCTGCGCGAGCGCGACCCGGGGCTCGCCGACGAGGTGACCGTGGTGATCTGCGGGGGCCCCAGCGGCAGCGGGCTGGACCGCCCGACCGCCCTGATGGAGCTGGCCGCCACGCTCGGCGTCGCCGACCGGGTGCGTTTCCTGCCCCCGCTCACCGGCGACGACCTGCCCGCCCTGTACCGGGCCGCCGACCTGGTCGCGGTGCCGTCGTACAACGAATCCTTCGGCCTGGTCGCGCTGGAGGCACAGGCCTGCGGTACGCCGGTGGTGGCCGCCGCCGTCGGTGGCCTCGTGACCGCCGTCCGGGACCAGGTCAGCGGCGTGCTCATCGACGGCCACGACCCGGCCGACTGGGCCCGTACGCTCGCTCGCCTGCTGCCGGCCCGGCTCCGCCGCGCCGAGCTGGCCCGGGGCGCCGCGCGGCACGCCCGCAACTTCTCCTGGCACCGCACCGCCTCCGGGCTGCTCACCGTCTACGGCGAGGCGATCGCCGCGCACCGGTCCCGGCTCGCCTCCGAGCTGGCCTGCGGGCCGGCGATGTCCTGCTCCTGGTGA
- a CDS encoding type III secretion system chaperone family protein, with protein sequence MSGKSDLAALIESVCDERELAWESTGPGSYAVTLPGTHKLKTICNLIVGEHALRIEAFVMRQPDERREELWAWLLQRNARMYGVSFSVDAVGDVYLTGRVNPAGIDADELDRLLGAVLTYADESFDTMLEIGFGSSIRREWEWRVKRGESTANLAAFAHLFEPSPAAADPNRPAAG encoded by the coding sequence ATGAGCGGGAAGAGCGATCTTGCGGCCCTGATCGAGTCGGTCTGCGACGAGCGGGAACTGGCCTGGGAGTCGACCGGCCCGGGCTCGTACGCGGTCACGCTGCCGGGCACCCACAAGCTGAAGACGATCTGCAACCTGATCGTCGGCGAGCACGCGCTGCGGATCGAGGCGTTCGTGATGCGCCAGCCGGACGAGCGCCGCGAGGAGCTGTGGGCCTGGCTCCTCCAGCGCAACGCCCGCATGTACGGCGTGTCGTTCTCCGTCGACGCGGTCGGCGACGTCTACCTGACCGGCCGCGTCAATCCCGCCGGGATCGACGCCGACGAGCTGGACCGGCTGCTGGGCGCGGTGCTGACGTACGCCGACGAGTCCTTCGACACGATGCTGGAGATCGGCTTCGGCAGCTCGATCCGGCGGGAGTGGGAGTGGCGGGTCAAGCGGGGCGAGTCCACCGCGAACCTCGCGGCGTTCGCGCACCTCTTCGAGCCGTCCCCGGCCGCCGCCGATCCCAACCGGCCGGCCGCCGGGTAG